A part of Larkinella insperata genomic DNA contains:
- a CDS encoding T9SS type A sorting domain-containing protein has product MKITTRLTAALRQISLVLGSGLLGATAALAQCAQKNGKDQSVDFRLTYDKANQRITAWYVPSISSTHRLVTGQFSIVTPDGFTAPETGSGQDSKLEITNINGSWQDFVFDNDLFTSKAMSPLASLEGIVVHQVGMAPQATDIGAVTAGQPVPLFSFPSTAKEGTVRIVDTGEKVQKEILSKFGGNISNEISIQSPVKAFVRAEQLYCKNDLQKKIDFKKTVLVDPTAVGASKSPTDAQTIGMTNANDLDLLGAESLVVTPNPATVELVVRYQLLAAGNAGIDLVDEQGRTVQTIVARKHHNIGKYYLKVTLQDMAAGMYFCALKGEEGQKTVKVMIAK; this is encoded by the coding sequence ATGAAAATCACTACGCGTCTGACCGCGGCTCTGCGACAGATTTCGTTGGTTCTGGGTTCAGGATTGTTGGGGGCCACCGCAGCACTGGCCCAATGCGCCCAAAAGAATGGAAAGGATCAGTCCGTTGACTTTCGTCTTACATACGATAAAGCCAATCAGCGCATTACCGCCTGGTACGTGCCTTCCATATCCAGTACGCACCGGTTGGTAACGGGGCAGTTCAGCATTGTAACCCCCGACGGTTTCACGGCGCCGGAAACGGGATCAGGTCAGGATTCGAAGCTGGAAATCACGAACATCAACGGCTCCTGGCAAGATTTCGTTTTTGATAATGATTTGTTTACCTCAAAAGCCATGTCGCCCCTGGCGTCGCTCGAAGGGATTGTCGTTCATCAGGTGGGGATGGCTCCGCAGGCAACTGACATCGGGGCTGTCACGGCGGGTCAACCCGTGCCTTTATTTTCGTTTCCATCAACCGCCAAGGAGGGAACCGTACGAATTGTTGATACCGGAGAAAAGGTTCAGAAAGAGATTTTGAGCAAATTCGGCGGTAATATCAGCAATGAAATTTCCATCCAGTCACCCGTCAAAGCCTTTGTGCGGGCCGAGCAACTTTATTGCAAAAACGACCTTCAGAAGAAGATTGATTTCAAGAAAACGGTTCTGGTTGACCCTACAGCAGTGGGAGCGTCCAAGTCGCCCACGGACGCCCAGACTATTGGTATGACTAACGCCAATGATCTTGATCTGTTGGGGGCGGAATCGTTGGTCGTAACGCCGAATCCGGCTACCGTTGAATTAGTGGTCCGGTATCAATTACTAGCGGCTGGCAACGCTGGCATCGATCTGGTGGACGAACAGGGCCGAACCGTTCAGACAATCGTCGCGCGTAAACATCATAATATTGGAAAATATTACCTCAAAGTAACTTTACAGGATATGGCCGCCGGAATGTATTTCTGTGCGCTGAAAGGCGAAGAGGGGCAGAAAACCGTCAAAGTCATGATTGCGAAATAA
- a CDS encoding PadR family transcriptional regulator, translating to MRRTYLGEFEEVVLLMVAILDGEAYGVTVSQALEEHTGRLVTFGTVHNTLIRLEEKGFVSSELGGATAERGGRRKRLFQVTALGSQALQDIQQLRNQLWHLVPPHALKVSGL from the coding sequence ATGCGTCGTACCTATTTGGGAGAATTTGAAGAGGTGGTTCTGTTAATGGTTGCCATTCTGGACGGCGAAGCGTACGGTGTTACCGTCAGTCAGGCCCTTGAAGAACATACGGGTCGGCTGGTTACGTTTGGAACCGTTCACAACACGTTGATTCGGCTGGAGGAAAAAGGCTTTGTAAGTTCGGAACTGGGCGGGGCCACCGCCGAGCGGGGTGGACGACGCAAGCGGCTGTTCCAGGTAACGGCTTTGGGCAGCCAAGCTTTGCAGGATATCCAGCAACTTCGGAATCAGCTCTGGCACTTGGTACCGCCCCACGCTTTAAAAGTCAGTGGTCTATGA
- a CDS encoding ABC transporter permease — MSAPHTKPPRWAERLLSWLHPAETLEEVQGDLEELYGYWYRRKGPRHAKMRYVLSVFSALPPLVRRRQKVDSNRQRSFYAADMIRNHFKIAWRHLSQRKGYSAITIFGLALGLAVSLLNLLYVLDEFKYDRFHTSADRIYRINSTITYAGKESKGAVAPTPMGQTLKRDFPEVEEATRLGKYGSHLVKSGSVILREQNVLYADSTVFDVFTLPVLTGNAEKALTEPQSVVLTRSTAIRYFGSPDAVNRVLTFDHNDVRRVTAVIEDIPVQSHFRADFILPLHATKDAKANKWGNHIFNTYLLLKPGTNPRVVEAKFERILQTYVDPALRQFFQTTLADTRKAGNNFNYTLLPLRDIHLHSDRQGELAPNNSMESVYLFGLIALFILLIAVFNFINLTTAQSGKRAREVGVRKVMGSNRTELMGQFLAESVLITFLALLAGLGMVYLLLPTFNTLAAKTLSFSQLVNGTSICCLLMGAGLVGVLAGGYPALYLSSFQPIKVLKGKLWGLPQRQNLRSHLVVLQFMLSTLLIVGTLLIKQQLHYIQTKKIGFNKEQVVIVKTDQATESQVVTFRKEMLSKAAIKTGTVSGFLPVTSRRWNDRWYPERETDQKYSVNMQEWKVDASYISTFGMKLVRGRNFRIAETADSAAVIINETAAKRFGYQNPVGKTIHKTGGEQLTVIGVVADFHYESLRSTVEPVGLVANAGMLGSALEQSALAAVSFRLNTADIPAVLASMEQTWKRIAPGHPFEYSFLSDDFEAMYRVEQRVEYLFTVFATIAILIACLGLFGLSAFAAEQRTKEIGVRKVMGASIGSLVVLLTSDFLKPVLIAIALGLPIAWYLMDRWLQDFAYKINIHWWVFALAGVLAVGIALLTVSFQSIKAALVNPVKSLRNE; from the coding sequence ATGAGCGCTCCCCACACAAAACCGCCCCGCTGGGCCGAACGACTGCTGAGCTGGCTGCATCCGGCCGAAACGCTGGAGGAAGTTCAGGGCGATCTGGAAGAATTGTACGGGTACTGGTACCGGCGGAAGGGGCCCCGGCACGCAAAGATGCGCTATGTACTGAGTGTCTTTTCGGCGCTACCGCCGTTGGTACGCCGACGTCAAAAGGTCGATTCTAACCGTCAACGTTCGTTTTATGCTGCTGATATGATTCGGAATCATTTCAAAATTGCCTGGCGACACCTGAGCCAACGTAAAGGATACTCCGCGATCACCATTTTCGGTCTGGCGCTCGGTCTGGCGGTCAGTTTATTGAACCTTCTGTACGTTTTGGACGAGTTCAAATACGACCGGTTTCATACCAGTGCCGATCGCATTTACCGCATCAACAGCACCATTACCTACGCCGGGAAAGAATCGAAGGGCGCAGTTGCACCAACGCCGATGGGACAAACCCTGAAACGGGACTTTCCCGAAGTGGAGGAAGCGACCCGGCTGGGAAAATACGGCAGTCATCTGGTAAAAAGCGGTTCGGTCATTTTGCGGGAGCAGAACGTTTTGTACGCTGATTCCACCGTTTTTGATGTCTTTACGCTGCCCGTACTGACGGGGAATGCAGAAAAAGCACTGACCGAACCGCAATCTGTTGTTCTTACCCGAAGCACGGCCATCCGGTACTTTGGCTCGCCAGATGCCGTAAACCGGGTTTTGACGTTTGATCATAACGATGTTCGACGCGTAACGGCGGTCATTGAAGACATTCCGGTTCAGTCGCACTTTCGGGCTGACTTCATCCTGCCTTTGCACGCAACCAAAGACGCCAAAGCAAACAAGTGGGGAAATCATATTTTCAACACCTACCTGCTGCTGAAACCGGGTACCAATCCTCGGGTTGTTGAAGCCAAATTTGAGCGGATTCTTCAGACGTATGTTGACCCGGCGTTGCGGCAATTTTTTCAAACCACGCTGGCCGACACCCGAAAAGCGGGCAATAATTTTAATTATACACTGCTACCACTTCGGGATATTCACTTACATTCTGACCGGCAGGGCGAACTGGCGCCCAACAACAGCATGGAATCCGTCTATCTGTTCGGGCTGATTGCGCTGTTTATTCTGCTGATTGCGGTCTTTAATTTTATCAACCTGACAACGGCCCAATCGGGCAAACGGGCGCGGGAAGTCGGTGTGCGCAAAGTGATGGGTTCCAACCGAACCGAGCTGATGGGTCAATTTCTGGCCGAATCCGTGCTGATCACCTTCCTGGCTTTACTGGCAGGGTTGGGAATGGTCTATCTACTTTTGCCGACCTTCAATACGCTGGCCGCCAAAACATTGTCCTTTTCGCAGCTAGTGAACGGAACCTCCATTTGTTGTTTATTGATGGGCGCGGGCCTGGTTGGGGTTCTGGCTGGGGGGTACCCGGCTTTGTATTTATCGTCGTTCCAGCCGATTAAAGTGCTGAAAGGAAAGCTGTGGGGACTGCCCCAACGCCAAAATTTACGGAGTCATCTGGTGGTTTTGCAATTCATGCTGTCCACGCTACTCATTGTCGGGACGTTGCTCATTAAGCAGCAGCTTCACTACATTCAAACCAAGAAGATTGGGTTCAACAAAGAGCAGGTTGTGATTGTAAAAACCGACCAGGCTACGGAGTCACAAGTTGTTACTTTCCGCAAGGAAATGCTCAGCAAGGCTGCTATAAAAACCGGAACCGTCAGCGGTTTTCTGCCCGTAACGTCCCGGCGCTGGAATGATAGGTGGTACCCGGAGCGGGAAACCGACCAGAAATATTCGGTGAACATGCAGGAGTGGAAGGTGGATGCCAGTTATATCTCTACGTTCGGCATGAAATTGGTGCGGGGACGAAATTTCCGGATCGCGGAAACCGCCGACAGCGCAGCGGTCATCATCAATGAAACCGCAGCCAAACGGTTTGGCTACCAGAATCCGGTGGGCAAAACCATTCACAAAACCGGTGGTGAGCAACTGACCGTTATCGGTGTCGTGGCGGATTTTCACTACGAATCGCTTCGGTCGACCGTCGAACCGGTTGGACTGGTTGCAAACGCGGGTATGCTGGGCAGCGCCCTTGAACAGTCGGCCCTGGCTGCGGTTTCGTTTCGGCTAAACACCGCCGATATTCCGGCGGTCCTGGCTTCGATGGAGCAAACCTGGAAGCGAATTGCGCCCGGCCACCCCTTTGAGTACTCGTTTTTAAGCGATGATTTTGAGGCCATGTACCGCGTTGAGCAGCGGGTCGAGTACTTGTTTACGGTATTTGCGACCATCGCCATTCTGATTGCTTGTCTGGGGTTATTTGGCCTCAGTGCGTTTGCAGCCGAACAGCGCACGAAAGAAATCGGAGTCCGTAAAGTAATGGGGGCTTCTATCGGAAGTCTGGTGGTTTTGCTGACCAGCGATTTTTTAAAACCGGTTCTGATTGCCATCGCCCTGGGGTTGCCCATCGCGTGGTACCTCATGGATCGTTGGTTGCAGGATTTTGCCTACAAGATCAACATCCACTGGTGGGTGTTTGCGCTGGCCGGTGTGCTGGCCGTCGGCATTGCCCTGCTGACGGTAAGTTTTCAGAGTATCAAAGCCGCATTGGTAAATCCGGTGAAAAGTTTGCGGAACGAATAA
- a CDS encoding ABC transporter permease, which produces MAWRDSRRSRKRLFLFMSAIVLGIAALVAINSFGDNLSRSVDEQARELIGADLVLTSNKEVSKKTEQFLARISPERSQEVAFPSMVMFPRSGGVRLAQVKALQGKFPYYGAWETQPANAVAQFRKAAEKLQWIALVDDALLVQLNAKPGDSVKVGNRMFYVAGRVMKIPGQTAVTTTVAPTVFIPRGLLEETGLLQRGSRVTYRSYYQFEPGTDVDKYVKSISPRLDKLGISSDTVTERKEQTGRAFADLTKFLNLVAFVALLLGCVGVASAVHLYVKEKIASVAVLRCLGATGRQAFLIYLIQTSLMGFLGALIGAALGTVLQLVLPAVFDSFLPVEVVTTVSWKAVAQGIGAGLVIAILFALLPLLVIRKVAPLRTLRSSYDEDVTGRDPLQWVVYLTIAASIFGFAYWQIRDWMTALGFTAGLALAFGLLTGMGQLLMFLVRRFFPVSWSYIWRQSLANLYRPQNQTLILVISIGLGAFLIATLYLTQTLLLSRVQLSASGGQANMVLFDIQNEQKAGVQQLAQQHRLPVLQNVPVVTMRLAEINGRTVAAIQKDTSVKVPDWALTREYRVTYRDTLISSEKLTAGKAPHQDGGNVYISVEKGYLERTKLKLGDTLTFNVQGLLIPTIVAGTREVDWNRIQTNFLIVFPNGVLEQAPQFHVMMTRVGDTQQSARFQRDLVLRYPNVSAIDLGLILQTIDEVLEKVSFVIRFMALFSIVTGLLVLSSSVIISKYQRIQESVLLRTLGANRRQILLITLIEYLFLGLIAALSGIVLSLLSTWGLAYFVFEIPFTPNFAPLLAVVGVVTGLTVLIGLFNSRGVLVRPPLEVLRAEA; this is translated from the coding sequence ATGGCGTGGCGCGACAGCCGCCGGAGTCGCAAACGGTTGTTTTTGTTTATGTCGGCCATTGTGCTGGGCATTGCGGCTCTGGTAGCCATCAATTCGTTTGGCGATAACCTGTCGCGCAGCGTCGATGAGCAGGCCCGCGAGCTGATCGGGGCCGATCTGGTGTTGACTTCCAACAAAGAAGTCAGCAAAAAAACGGAGCAGTTTCTGGCCCGCATCAGTCCGGAGCGCAGCCAGGAGGTAGCGTTTCCGTCGATGGTGATGTTTCCACGCTCGGGCGGGGTCCGGCTGGCGCAGGTGAAAGCCCTACAGGGAAAATTCCCGTACTACGGCGCCTGGGAAACCCAGCCAGCTAACGCCGTGGCGCAGTTTCGGAAAGCGGCCGAAAAACTTCAGTGGATTGCCCTGGTGGACGACGCCCTGCTGGTGCAGCTCAATGCCAAACCCGGTGATTCGGTGAAAGTCGGCAATCGGATGTTTTACGTCGCGGGCCGGGTGATGAAAATACCGGGTCAGACGGCCGTGACGACGACCGTCGCGCCAACGGTTTTTATTCCCCGCGGTTTACTGGAGGAAACGGGTCTGCTGCAACGCGGCAGCCGGGTCACCTACCGCTCCTACTACCAGTTTGAACCCGGTACCGACGTGGATAAATACGTCAAAAGCATTTCGCCCCGACTCGACAAACTGGGCATCAGTTCGGATACGGTAACGGAACGCAAAGAACAAACCGGCCGCGCTTTTGCCGACTTGACCAAGTTTCTGAATCTGGTAGCGTTTGTAGCCCTGCTGCTGGGTTGCGTGGGGGTAGCCAGCGCCGTGCATCTGTATGTGAAGGAAAAAATTGCTTCGGTGGCGGTATTGCGCTGCCTGGGTGCGACGGGTCGGCAGGCGTTTCTGATTTACCTCATTCAGACCTCGCTGATGGGCTTTCTCGGGGCACTGATCGGGGCCGCGCTGGGGACGGTTTTGCAGTTGGTTCTGCCCGCAGTTTTCGACAGTTTTCTGCCGGTTGAAGTCGTAACGACCGTTTCCTGGAAAGCCGTGGCGCAGGGCATCGGCGCGGGGCTGGTTATTGCCATTCTGTTTGCGCTACTGCCCCTGCTGGTTATCCGAAAAGTCGCCCCGCTGCGGACCCTTCGCAGTTCTTACGACGAGGACGTAACCGGCCGTGATCCCCTCCAATGGGTGGTTTATCTGACCATTGCGGCTTCGATATTTGGTTTTGCCTACTGGCAGATTCGTGACTGGATGACGGCACTCGGCTTTACGGCCGGGCTGGCGTTGGCCTTCGGTCTTTTGACGGGGATGGGGCAATTGCTGATGTTTTTGGTTCGGCGGTTTTTCCCGGTTTCGTGGAGCTACATCTGGCGGCAAAGCCTGGCGAATCTCTACCGCCCGCAGAACCAGACGCTGATTCTGGTTATTTCGATCGGTCTGGGCGCCTTTCTCATTGCAACGCTCTACCTCACGCAGACCCTGCTCTTGAGCCGGGTTCAACTTTCGGCCAGTGGCGGTCAGGCCAATATGGTCTTGTTCGATATTCAGAATGAGCAGAAAGCGGGCGTTCAGCAACTGGCTCAGCAACACCGTTTACCGGTACTACAAAACGTTCCGGTAGTCACGATGCGGCTGGCCGAAATCAACGGGCGGACGGTCGCGGCCATTCAGAAAGACACCAGCGTCAAGGTGCCCGACTGGGCGTTAACCCGCGAATACCGGGTGACGTACCGCGATACGCTGATCAGTTCGGAAAAACTAACCGCCGGAAAAGCACCGCATCAGGACGGCGGCAATGTCTACATTTCGGTCGAGAAGGGGTATCTGGAGCGAACCAAACTGAAACTGGGCGACACCCTGACGTTCAATGTGCAGGGGCTGCTCATCCCAACTATCGTGGCCGGCACCCGCGAGGTGGACTGGAACCGAATTCAGACCAATTTTCTGATCGTCTTTCCCAACGGTGTACTCGAACAGGCACCGCAGTTTCACGTCATGATGACGCGCGTAGGTGACACGCAGCAGTCGGCCCGGTTTCAGCGCGATCTGGTACTCCGGTATCCGAACGTGTCGGCCATTGACCTCGGCCTGATTCTGCAAACCATCGACGAAGTGCTGGAAAAGGTGTCCTTTGTTATTCGGTTTATGGCCCTATTCAGCATCGTCACGGGTTTGCTCGTCTTGAGCAGTTCCGTGATTATCAGCAAATACCAGCGGATTCAGGAAAGCGTGCTGCTGCGAACGCTGGGGGCTAACCGTCGGCAGATTTTGCTCATCACGCTCATTGAGTACCTGTTTCTGGGGTTGATTGCGGCCCTTTCGGGCATCGTGCTGTCACTGCTCAGCACCTGGGGCCTGGCGTATTTCGTCTTTGAAATACCGTTCACCCCCAACTTTGCCCCGCTGCTGGCGGTTGTCGGCGTCGTGACGGGATTGACCGTTCTTATTGGCTTGTTTAACAGCCGTGGCGTTTTGGTGCGCCCGCCGTTGGAAGTGCTGCGAGCAGAGGCATAA
- a CDS encoding ABC transporter ATP-binding protein — protein MSILRAENLTKTYQSGGRTLTVLNSVSFDIQAGDTFSIVGPSGSGKTTLLGLCAGLDRASSGSIYLNNIKLDTLSEDERAAVRNQYVGFIFQNFQLLPTLTALENVMVPLELRGERRVEKTAQELLERVGLGQRGHHYPTQLSGGEQQRVSLARAFANRPKILFADEPTGNLDADTSATVVDLIFELNREAGTTLVLVTHDLELAARTQRIIRIKGGNLVSDTLTENRIITN, from the coding sequence ATGAGCATTCTGCGTGCTGAGAACCTGACAAAAACCTACCAGAGCGGAGGTCGCACCCTAACTGTCCTGAATTCTGTAAGCTTTGATATCCAGGCTGGTGATACGTTTTCCATCGTAGGACCGTCCGGAAGCGGCAAAACAACCTTGCTGGGCCTGTGTGCCGGACTCGACCGGGCGTCGTCGGGCAGCATTTACCTGAATAATATCAAACTGGACACGCTCAGCGAAGACGAGCGGGCGGCTGTCCGAAATCAATACGTTGGTTTTATTTTTCAGAATTTTCAGTTGCTGCCCACGTTGACGGCCTTGGAAAATGTCATGGTGCCGCTTGAACTACGCGGAGAACGACGGGTGGAGAAAACCGCCCAGGAACTGCTCGAGCGCGTCGGTTTAGGGCAGCGCGGCCATCATTACCCAACGCAGCTTTCGGGTGGGGAACAGCAGCGGGTTTCGCTGGCGCGGGCGTTTGCCAACCGTCCCAAAATCCTGTTTGCCGACGAACCCACCGGCAACCTCGATGCCGACACCAGCGCTACCGTCGTCGACCTGATCTTTGAACTCAACCGGGAAGCCGGCACTACCCTCGTTCTGGTAACGCACGACCTTGAACTGGCCGCCCGCACGCAACGCATCATCCGCATCAAAGGCGGAAATCTGGTCTCGGACACCCTCACCGAAAACCGCATCATTACCAACTAA
- a CDS encoding arylesterase, with translation MNLLKHTLCKKVWLGGWLLVAVLSGCNSKTETNQTQDEKSAATADPSEKPASQQQKTILFFGNSLTAGYGLDPAEAFPALVGEKAKAAGYEYQVVNAGSSGETTAGGKSRISWVLRKPVDVFVLELGGNDGLRGIPINDSQKNLQAIIDTVRLKSPQAQIVLAGMRIPPNLGQDYSERFYKMYTDLADKNKTALIPFLLENVGGIRKLNQPDGIHPTAEGHKIVADNVWKVLEPVLQKQQL, from the coding sequence ATGAATTTACTGAAACATACGCTGTGTAAAAAGGTCTGGCTGGGCGGATGGCTGCTGGTGGCGGTGCTGTCGGGATGCAATTCCAAAACGGAGACCAATCAGACGCAGGATGAAAAATCGGCGGCAACGGCTGATCCGTCGGAAAAACCGGCCAGCCAGCAACAAAAAACCATTTTGTTTTTCGGCAATAGCCTAACGGCGGGCTACGGCCTGGACCCCGCCGAGGCTTTCCCGGCGCTGGTTGGCGAAAAAGCCAAAGCCGCCGGTTATGAGTATCAGGTGGTGAATGCCGGGTCGAGCGGAGAGACGACGGCGGGCGGCAAAAGCCGGATTAGCTGGGTGTTGCGCAAACCCGTTGACGTGTTTGTGCTCGAACTTGGGGGCAACGACGGCCTGCGCGGGATTCCAATCAACGACTCCCAGAAAAACCTGCAAGCCATTATTGATACCGTCCGGCTAAAAAGTCCGCAGGCACAGATTGTGCTGGCCGGTATGCGCATTCCGCCGAACCTGGGTCAGGACTATTCCGAGCGGTTTTATAAGATGTACACCGACTTGGCCGACAAAAACAAAACCGCCCTCATTCCATTTCTGCTTGAAAACGTGGGCGGTATCCGGAAGCTCAACCAGCCCGACGGCATTCACCCCACGGCAGAAGGCCACAAAATTGTAGCCGATAATGTCTGGAAAGTGCTGGAGCCGGTTCTTCAAAAACAGCAGCTTTGA
- a CDS encoding dicarboxylate/amino acid:cation symporter — MRKLLNNLTFRVVIAITLGIIVGHFFPATAAKLKPLGDLFINLIKMVIAPIIFLTIVLGISNMGDLKKVGRVGGKALLYFEIVTTLALIIGIVIANVVKPGAGVQTTAVQGGDVSAYTSQGQGMDWVKFFLHIVPDNAIRSFAEGEILQVLVFSVLFGIGLTRMGERGHSLIQTFEKLSRVFFNILSVVMILAPLGAFGGMAFTIGKYGLMTLLPLAKLMGTVYATMFLFIFVVLNLILRYYRISLWSVLKYIKEELLIVFGTSSSESALPQVMDKLESMGCSRSVVGLVIPAGYSFNLDGTTIYLSMATIFLAQVFNVDLTLGQELTIIGILMITSKGAAGVTGSGFIVLASTLTAIHVIPVEGLALLLGVDRFMSEARSITNIIGNTVATIFIANNENEFDRAKMEKAFGKAEQEELTNYKY; from the coding sequence GTGCGTAAACTTCTCAATAATTTAACCTTTCGCGTAGTAATAGCCATTACGCTCGGTATCATCGTCGGCCATTTTTTTCCGGCAACGGCCGCCAAGCTCAAGCCGCTTGGTGACTTGTTCATCAACCTGATCAAGATGGTGATTGCGCCCATTATCTTCCTGACGATCGTGTTGGGAATCAGTAATATGGGTGATTTAAAGAAAGTGGGTCGGGTTGGGGGGAAGGCGCTGCTGTACTTCGAAATTGTGACGACGCTGGCCCTGATCATCGGGATTGTCATTGCCAATGTTGTTAAGCCGGGCGCGGGCGTACAGACAACAGCCGTGCAGGGGGGCGATGTGTCGGCGTATACCTCGCAGGGTCAGGGAATGGATTGGGTTAAGTTCTTTCTGCACATCGTACCCGACAACGCCATCCGGTCTTTTGCGGAGGGTGAAATTCTGCAGGTGCTGGTGTTTTCGGTCCTGTTTGGCATTGGCCTGACGCGCATGGGCGAACGGGGCCATTCACTCATTCAGACGTTTGAGAAGCTGTCGCGCGTGTTTTTTAACATCCTGAGCGTGGTCATGATTCTGGCTCCGCTGGGTGCTTTCGGTGGGATGGCGTTTACCATCGGTAAATACGGACTTATGACGCTTTTGCCGCTGGCCAAGCTGATGGGAACGGTTTATGCGACGATGTTCCTGTTTATTTTCGTGGTGCTGAACCTCATTCTGCGGTATTACCGCATCAGCCTGTGGTCGGTGTTGAAGTACATCAAGGAGGAACTGCTGATCGTTTTTGGAACCTCATCCTCCGAGTCGGCCTTGCCGCAGGTGATGGACAAGCTGGAAAGCATGGGTTGTTCGCGCTCGGTGGTGGGGCTGGTGATTCCGGCGGGGTATTCGTTTAACCTCGATGGCACCACGATTTACCTGTCGATGGCGACGATTTTTCTGGCGCAGGTGTTCAACGTGGATCTGACGCTGGGGCAGGAACTAACGATTATCGGTATTTTGATGATCACCTCAAAAGGGGCCGCGGGTGTTACCGGCAGCGGCTTTATCGTGCTGGCATCCACGCTGACGGCTATTCACGTGATCCCGGTTGAGGGGCTGGCGCTGCTGCTGGGCGTCGATCGGTTTATGTCGGAAGCCCGCTCCATTACGAACATCATCGGCAATACCGTTGCGACGATTTTTATCGCCAACAACGAAAACGAGTTTGATCGGGCCAAAATGGAAAAAGCCTTCGGGAAAGCCGAACAGGAAGAACTGACGAACTACAAATACTGA
- a CDS encoding serine hydrolase domain-containing protein, with protein MRVSGIWAGIIAVLIIVGCDSSEDKKLKRSARAMENCAEEQKLTAAEEQAIRQEIGADEKIQKIEAIIRSKVRAGFNGNVLIAQKGVVLYKNSFGLAHLERSSRDSLNENSKFQLASLSKTFTAVATLKLIEAGKLSLKDTVQKFFPDFPYPGISVENLLSHRSGLPNYAYAFEDSMRINFYRFEKPYPTNAEIMHWFANVHPTPQRYNVPGRTFSYSNTNYCVLAAIIEKITGMPFDQFAKKNIFEPLGMKNTWVATTRNDSINQYRTAGYQWNRRIPKDYYDNVVGDKGIYSTVGDLFKWYRALNGDCLLRKTLLAEAFLPRSFERKGTKNYGYGFRMYVNNQNQPEYIYHTGWWKGYNSLFWFSPKDDFVIILLGNRYNKSVYQVKELLEVLHGHPSNAEPEAETGEVDV; from the coding sequence ATGAGAGTTTCGGGAATTTGGGCGGGTATTATTGCCGTTTTGATCATCGTCGGGTGCGATTCGAGTGAAGACAAAAAATTGAAGCGTTCGGCCAGAGCAATGGAAAATTGCGCCGAAGAACAGAAGCTGACTGCTGCCGAGGAACAGGCCATTCGACAGGAAATCGGTGCCGATGAGAAAATTCAGAAAATCGAAGCCATTATCCGGAGTAAAGTTCGGGCGGGTTTCAACGGCAACGTACTCATCGCGCAGAAAGGGGTGGTTCTTTACAAAAACTCGTTTGGACTGGCCCACCTCGAACGTTCCTCCCGCGATTCACTCAACGAAAACTCCAAGTTTCAACTGGCGTCGCTTTCCAAGACTTTCACGGCGGTTGCCACGCTCAAGCTCATCGAAGCCGGGAAGCTGAGCCTGAAAGATACGGTTCAGAAATTCTTTCCGGATTTTCCCTACCCCGGTATTTCCGTCGAAAACCTGCTGTCGCACCGGAGCGGTTTGCCTAACTACGCCTACGCATTTGAAGACAGCATGCGGATCAACTTTTACAGGTTTGAAAAGCCGTATCCGACCAACGCCGAAATCATGCACTGGTTTGCCAACGTGCACCCAACCCCCCAGCGCTACAACGTTCCGGGCCGGACGTTCAGCTACAGCAACACCAACTACTGCGTGCTGGCGGCCATCATCGAGAAGATTACGGGTATGCCGTTCGATCAGTTTGCCAAGAAAAACATCTTCGAACCGCTGGGCATGAAAAATACGTGGGTGGCCACAACCCGCAACGATTCGATCAACCAGTACCGCACGGCGGGCTACCAGTGGAACCGCCGGATCCCGAAAGATTATTACGATAATGTGGTGGGCGACAAAGGCATCTATTCGACTGTCGGCGACCTGTTTAAGTGGTACCGGGCGCTCAACGGCGACTGCCTGCTCCGGAAAACACTGCTGGCCGAAGCCTTCCTGCCCCGGAGTTTTGAGCGCAAAGGCACCAAAAATTACGGTTACGGTTTTCGGATGTATGTCAACAACCAGAACCAGCCGGAATACATCTACCACACCGGATGGTGGAAAGGGTACAACAGCCTGTTCTGGTTTAGCCCCAAAGATGATTTCGTGATCATTCTGCTCGGGAACCGTTACAACAAGTCGGTCTACCAGGTGAAGGAGTTGCTCGAAGTGTTGCACGGTCATCCTTCCAACGCCGAGCCGGAGGCCGAAACCGGCGAGGTCGACGTTTAG